In Cryptomeria japonica chromosome 1, Sugi_1.0, whole genome shotgun sequence, the sequence ACATTATCATCTAGATCACTAGTAAAAATATGGTGAAGAATTCCTCTATCACTGGGATAGCATACCTTGAGCAACAAGCTCATTGATGAGGTTATTGTAATATTGGAGGCCTTTAGGATTGATGGGTCCATTTCCATCTGCATTAAAAGCCCAAATAAATGCTCATCAAACAAATGGTGCAGTATTTCGCATTTCCCTCTCTAACAATGCCTCCTAAATAATTATAGGGAACCAAAGTGACAAAAAATGTAATATATACCAGGAATGAGCCTTGACCAGGAGATAGATAATTTATATCCATCTACTCCCATTTTGGACATTAGCTCAACATCTTCCTGCACATCATATTATGATTTGCAAATCGACCAACTGAAGAGACAGAGTTCTATGCCTGAATTTCAAATGCATATGAAAGTTGAAATGCATGCATTTTATAGTTAGCTGAAAGCAAAGGTAACCTTATAACGATGGTATTGATCCACAGCAACATCTCCAGTGCTTCCGTCCACGGTATTCCCTGcaattccaaaaagaaaaagaaaattgaagagatGGGTTTTCCTGAAAGCTACTAATAAAAGTAAAAGCCTCGAACCTTTAATATGAACAAAGGTGTCCCAAATACTAGGCTTTCGACCATCTTCTGCTGCTGCACCTTCATACTGCAAATAACAGATAATCAATCTAGAATTTTCCAAGTATGAGAGAGAGAGGATTATAATAAGCAAAATGACTAGGGATTGACCTGATAAGCAGAAGAGCCAACACCGAAAATGAAACCAGGTGGAAAATCGTTTGGAGAAAGTTCTTGTGTTGAAGATACCAACATTTGCAATGTTATTATTGAAATTTTCATCATCACCATTATCATAGCCATTGTGTTATGAATGCAGGAAAGACACACCTTTTACAGATACTCGTTGCAGGGTTCATGTCAAGTATTCATACCAAAAAGGAAAAAATTGAGCAGTACACTTGTAAATGTTCGAGCTGAGAGATAACTGGGTTGAAAAGGTGACACATCGAATAATGTCGTCTTCTCACCTTTTGTAAAATTGGTTCCAACCCCCACCCCTTTCACCATAGCGTGGCCTTAGGTGTCTGTTCAAAaacatcatcttcttctttctttttttttgtggtGGTTATCTCATATGGGAGTACGAGTCTTTTGACTGGACCTTTTCGGTTAAAAGACAAGGAGtaaggggtatccattccaccaaaaaAAATATCTTCTTGCAAGCAAagcatattaaaatatttataatagaAAAAAATGAGGTTGTTTGAATTCTGATAGGGTCACATATTTTTCCATATCCATTTTTGGTAGAGGAATGCAAGTTTTTTATGGCCTCAAACTTTATAACTCAAGAATTTCAGTTGGTGTTGATAGTTTGGTAGCTAAATATGATAGGTCTTTCAAACAAACAATTTCAAAAATTTGTTCCCAAGTTATTCCATGAGATGTGAATTTTGATCCTTCTCTAGATGTGGTGCTCCCCATTCTAGAGTTTGATAGTGAATGTAAATGGTTTGAATATTTTACTTCAATAAGCTAATTTGTTAGGAGAAGTCTCCCTAAAAGCATGTTTAGAGAGTTTGGGTTCACTTCACAATAAGCCTTCTTCTTGATCTATTAAGGCCCTGCTTCTAGAAGGGAAATGGCTATCTAGCCCCTAGGATGTACCAATGCATAGGTTACCCTCATAAATCATAGCTTATGTATTGGTGCATCCTAGAGGCTGGATAGTCATTTCTTTCTAGAAGTGATAAAGGATGGACTACGGTTAGAAATCatacaaataattaaaattttagggTCATAATGTTCACCATATAATTGTTGTCTCTTCAACTCTAGATTACATGATGATGAGTCCACATGTATATAATTAGTaaagaaataataaatataatacatGTTTACCTTAAATGAATGGTAATCTTAAAATTCATATTAAATGGTGAACAAGAGGATGTTGGACCTTTGGCATCAAGACCTATTGTGGGAGTGGTTGTACAACTTCTATTGAGGTAAAATTGAATCTTTATAATCATTATGTTTGTAAATAATATAAGGTGGattttgttaaatttatttttttcaattgatGACATCAGTTCATACTCCTCGCGATATTCATGACACAATGGAGGTGGGTATTGTTGTGGTAGCTTTGTCTTCAATGCCTTTGATATAAGTATGagctaaattaataaatttaatgttaTATTCATTTTTGTAATCCCACATCTATTAATGTAAATTTAAATGATATTCATTTGTAGTCTAATTTGGTCTAATTTGTTTCTTGAAGCTTATCATAGAGGATAACAACTCCAAATCTTGTGCCTACCCCTCAAATGGATGAAGAGAGGAAATAATTGCTTGAAATTAATTATTAGATGGTTGTAAGTGATTATTCTCTTATATATCATTCTATAattcatttttattatattaatgCATATATCTTTTATTGTATTAAGAGGAGCTCCCCCAAAAAAATAGAAACCATCATGGTTTGTTGCTCCATCTACTTGACAGTCAAATAGTCATGGACTCTTCCCTTTCCATGGAGAGTATTGATGATATTATGGCTTTGTCCAATCCTATATGACTTTCTTATAAATATATCATGACTTTTTTCTATGCTTATATATGGATTTCTTGGAAGACTATATGGCTTTCTTGTACATGTACTCTACTTTTATCAACATGTAACATTGCATTCCTATGTGGCTCTTTAGCTCATTCAAAGTTTATTTTTGAGTGCAtcttatattttttataaatgattattatattatataaatttgatttcttttagtttttattttctatataaatatattattctaATGTCTAATTTAAGAGATATAGCATTAATGTAAAAGAAATCTACCTTACCTTGTTTTAAGAATTCATGATTCACCCTTTAGTTCAATTGATCTTTTGGTTTCTCTTAGGTATTCATGTGTGACATCTATCATTTATCTATGATTTATCTTCTTGAATATCTAGATTATTTAGAAACTTGAGTGGTTTGGTAGTCCCTTGCAGTAGTCCTAGTTCTAGAGATGGTCACACCCCTTCACATTTTGTAAGTACATCTTATGCTTACAAAATGTGTGTTTGTACCATGTGTTTGGTATTTTCACTCGATCATGGTATCTTAATATAGTTTTATCTTTTGCTTACATTGTAAGTATCTTAGATTAATTGTCTTTGATTTGGTGTCTTTtagtaataattattttatggtgaATAGGGTCTAGGCTACATCAATAAAGGTTTGGTTTGATATTTATACTCATTTTTCCTTCAAACCCCCTTTACAATATCGTTAGAGTTAATTAAAAAGGATTAAAAGTAAGATAAACTTCAAGCGGAACCTTGATTAGGGATCCATTTTTAACCTGATTAAGCCTATAACCCTTATTGAATgtccttgtagacacctaaaattgtcccagcttaattaaataaatattttatctgaagtcttctattaattaaataattatttatttaattaattaatttatttagcctcttctagccctttcttcatttaaatagatatttttatttatttaaactatcttttcctaaattaaataaagattttatttatttaattgatcccacttcttctattaattaaataaatctttatttattatattaattcattagctttttttcttcatgacacatgtcatttatctcttaattttcctctacctaccccccctcatgttttattatttcctctacctagcctttaatcctagccgaccatttatttctttcacctcttaatcctatccctccattttctaaagtgtcttctatataagaggattctttctctctttctaacacCTAATGCAACAATCAAGCCATCTtgcaatcaagcgacttcacaaccataatctattctttgttgagctcttgtgcacatacaaaaatatgagagcaaatatatctaacaagatcaatggagataggagacaatagaGATCGAACCCTActtagcatgtgaatggtataattgtttaatttgttgatttgcatgttcttgcatgttcttaggtttcttcattggtgtatggtgaatgttttattgtagaactagggtttgttGTGACTAGATCTTTGTGATTTTGCAATAGTTTGTCGTCATCATTTTCACCTAACACAGTCCTAAACTCTCTATTTACTATTATCAACTCTCTATACTTTCCTAATCCCTGAGAAGCCTTCCAAACCCTCATGAAACCCTTAAATAGTTCAAATATTATTTTACCatctaaaattttaaattttcataaatttaaatttaaaccaTTAGATCATGCATCATTTAATGTCCTCCATAGGATATATGTAATTTAAGATTCAATTGTCCATTACTCTTAGCCTTGAATTTAATGGCACACTCTTCGTATAAAACCAGgctaatttttatttcatttatttctaGTTATCTTTTATGATTTAGGACCCTTAAAATAGTTACAGATGCAAAATTTAATAACGACCCTTCTTAATGTTTGACCCACATATTTGGTGTTTGGGCAATAATGTCATAGCGATTGTAGGAAGCATATAAAGTCTCAATTTTCTATCTTAGAGCTATATAACAATAATTAAgggaatattttaatttattagatttgacccctatatttgaatgtttaatttaatttctttttgccTTATTTTGGGCCCTGATGTCATGGTATGCCCACACTTTGGcttatttttaatgtttatatgtAATTTATGATACATTTCAATTAGTTTTTTTAAAATCAAGATTGAAATGGGATAAATAGCTATAATTTTATTCCCATCATAAGGAGAGACTTAGTTTTTGTTTGTATTTCCATGAAATTAATGATTGGAGTTGTTAATATTTGAttagaaaaaatttaaaatctatatTCTTCATCATGCTTGTAGGTTGATTGATACAAACTAAGAGGAGTGTTGAAGTTGTAGATTGCATAACTAAATGAAGAATCATGagaaattgattatgaagaaaaaattatgtaattacaaattagggttttatttagtTGTAAATGGGATCTTCCTAAATGATTTGAGGATAATTTCATGGATAAGAGGAGGTTCCCTTTAAGTATTGAGAGACCATGTGATCTAGGAGGTAACCAAATATTTTAGTAATAAGAACATAAAACACTAAGGCAAGAGGACATTCTCGATGGATGGAGTTTGTGAATCCCATAGGGTGAAGATTACTAACTACAAATAGTGGTGCAAGTTAAAGCCTCCACAAATATCATCCCCACAAATCGGATGAAACAAGGCTCAAATCCAAGCACCTAAAGCATGGCAAGCATAAACAACCATTCAATGCAATTACAAGCATtgtaaaaatcaatcttgaaaaaaATGGAAAACTATGAAGAACAGCAAGATCATTTTATACCTTCTCTAATAGCAATAATGTTgtccaaaaaaaaaaccaaatataaATGTTGTTAATAATGTTTACTTTTAAAGTTGTACTATTGGTCATAAGGATCATTGCATGGCAATAGGTCATATGTAAAATTGAAGCGATTTCATGTGCTTCTAAActtttaaatcatttgcatatacAAAGGAGGTGGGATGTGAGAAGAAAATACCATTCTCTTGTAAActaaaaggaaaaatctaaaaTGGTAGACCCATGAGGCATTTGAATGATAAAGGAATTATATATATACCAAAAGATTTATcaataaatatatttttcttttttatatttgttttttatCGGTTTCTTTATCCTTGAGGTTTTGGTCTCTTTTCCTTTCTTTCCCCTTCCTTTATAGAGCTTTGGCTTACAATCTAATGAAATTCTAGGCTCAAGAGACATTTTAAAATACAAGCACTTGGAACTTTGTATGATAAAATATCAATTGTCTAAACAATATACAATCATATTATCCAAAagaaattttggtttgttctaGACATTTTAAAACACCAGTAATTATAActtcgtggaatgaaatatcaacCTTCCTATCAATGTATAATCATGTGACCAAAAAATTATGagctagataaatatttgttgtggCAAGTGCTTGTAAAATTATAGAATGAAATTAGAACCATTGTTTTATATTGAAAATCAAGGGTGGAGAATGAAACCTAAACTATTCTTACTTACTATTTGCATACAACACTTGAGAGAAATCATAAGATAGTAGTCATTTGGAGTAGAAATTACCATACAAAAAAGTTACTGTCAAAGTGAATACCTATCATAGATTACTAAAAAGATTTGAAATTCTTATTTGTGCAAACTTTTGAAATAATATTTGAATCGAAACTCTATTATACTTGTATTCTTCATAATCATTAGGTTTGAGACCTTATGTTCCTTAGATTTCAGAAGCCATAATAATAAAGGACCGAAATAGTAATGTTCAATGCTTGAAAATCTAATTATATACATCTTATGATTGGTAAATCCTATCAAATGTTAATTTGAAAGTAAATATAGCTTTGAAAGCAAGTGAGAATCTAATAGTAATGGCAATATGGCCCTAAAAGTGAGCAAGAAATGTAATAATTAATGGAGAAGTATTAATATTTACAAATATATTATACACTATTGGTGAATATGCTCCAGTCATGCATAATCTATTGTTATAAAATAATCtagtttaattttttaataaaataatgctTAGTCTATTTaactaataataaattaaattttagagAAAAATAGGTGATTCATCCTCCTTTATAGCTTGTACTTTGTgtactttttgatttttttaaaaaaaatttaggaaAAGGTTTGTCATCAAAAAAACATGTGATAAATGTGGAGGAAATGACCAATTTAGGTTATAGCATCATTTCACCAAGATATCCAATCAATTTCTTGCATGCAATGTGTTTCTAAATTCCAAACATGTTGAAGATGAGTCAATATGGCTATGTGATTGAGAAATGACGTTAAAAAAAAGTGTACATGACCTCGGACTTAACAACTTGTAGTTCAATTTGAAACTACATTGGAAAgtagtttgaaaggaaaatgtcCAACAAGAGCTTCACTTGCAAGAAATATCATTTGgcaaaagagaaaaaaattaagTTTACAACATGACATGATCTAGTTGCTTCAAAACTCTATTAGGCCCAGCTTGAATAAATTTATTTAGCTATGTCACATCATACGATTTTAGCATTAACCAATATTatgattcaaaatttcaatttattTTGCGTGTAAAATCAAACTTCTCTTTTACTAGTTGTCTGATGCATAAGCATTACCCCACATttatcataacccatttcaatcaTATTAAATTTTTTACATAGAACCAAGTGGTTGTAGGCATTGAACTAGCAATTTATCTCCAAAGGGAAAAATATCTCGACATAATTCAAAGCATTCACATTAATAGCACCAAAAAAGTGATTATTAATGTtgaaaagaggtcatatggtgtttagTTGGTGGGGTCACATCATTGATCAACTAAATATTGATCTCATGTAGAAGATAGAAAGGTGACAACACCACCCTTATTCACATCATGATTACACAACACATGATCGGAAGGCTAAATCACACAAGTAGTAGAAAATTAAAAACTAAAGCCTTTTAATCTCTTGCAAACATAACATGTTTAAACTTTGTAATTATAAATGACTATCACCAACAAAATATTTTTGTGGGAGGTCTATCAAACCCTAGACATTCTAGGAAATGCAAAATTCATAAACAAGTGTCAAGAGGCATCTCCTCATTATTTAGCTCATCTAAAGAAGAATATTTTTCCTACAAATGGTTTCATTTGCTTCAAAACTTCGTATCTAGAAGTGCAGTTGGACCTATTTCCATTTGGCATGAACAAATTCTCCTTCATCCAAATGCCTTAGTGGATTTTGAAACCTCCCCTTATCTAGTAGGAGGGGAAGCATTTTAGGAATTGATGAGTCACTTGAGACAAGGCTAATGGTACAAGTGGAGTTTGAACAACTTTCGCCTCACTATGTCTCCATAGGGGAGGAGGGTACAACTTAACTTGAATCTAAaggttttgaaatatttttcaaagCGTAGTTCCTAGTGCTAGGAGCTGGAGGGAAAAACTACTTGTTACTAGGGAGTTCTTAACTTTGTGAAAAACTATAGCTGTTGAACACACACCGGATGCTGAGAGGGAgcagggggtgaatcaacattaacTTAAATTTTGGATTCCAATTTTGCATTTAACAGAGTTATCCAAGTATTCACTTCAAAGAGAATTAGATGAAGGCATTAAAAAACATTCAcaccaatcacacatgaacaccatatattttacacgtggaaaacccaaactgggaaaatcCACGACGAGTGCTAACTAACATAAATGATTCACTATATTAAAATGTTTTACAGAAAGGGAGCTCACTGCTCTAGACTTGcagaccaaggctaactactcttggtGCAAGATTCAACAAAAAGACTTGTTCACTGATGCTAACTACAATAGTTTAAGATACAAAATTACAACTTATAGAAAAAGGACTATATGGATAAAGACATCTCAGTATGTTGCTTATAGTCTCTCTTATAGCTCAAACTTAAGTCTTTGAATCACTATTTTATATCAACCGTCATCTCTGCACTGCAGTCACTTCAATCACATCGTCATCCTTACATCAAGTCGCACACACACTCACCACTGAATTTAACACACACTTATATCTTTCtatttcttttcaacaaatcatcacATATATACCAATCCGAAACAAAAACATCTTCACCAAGTCGGCCAAAAGAAATATTGTAACGTGTATGCACATCTTTGACCCATACTATACAACCAGACCAAAAGATGAAGTGCATAGGACATAATCACATCATTTCACAAGATAATAAATGTTTGCATAacaccttaatcctaacactaaggattAAAACTGATAATAAACGTTTGCAAGGTTCATATAAAGGACATGTTAGTTGTATCTAGTTTTgtagatttttttcaaaaataaccaAAACCTAGGGCCTAATGaatagcacaaataagagagacaaaagatTGATAAGAACAAACGATATTCTCATCatgatacaaaaaatgatcaactagattaaccataTAATAAGGATGAACTTGCTTATAAAGataaggccatatggatatgtgaacacacgatcatgacatgtggctcaatgagaaacaagggtgggTGAGGGTAGGTAGGACAAATAATAAGCACAATTTCaataaaatgcaaaagaaaaaatcTTTTGGCAAGACTTTGTACAATGACAAAGCAAATTTCATGTAGAGTCCAAGCCTTGCCAACCTAGTCTTTGAATATACTTTCAAGGGGATCCTACCTACAAAATCTCTAATCAAATAAAAAGTTTATAGCATGTGATATGAATTATCAAATTTTGGAACTGTAAGAATACAACCTAATTGTGTCTTTTCAGACATATCTCATGAAACACATTGGGAACAAATTTCTAAGGTTGTTTAGGCAAAGGCAGCATTGCTTGTTGCAGTCAAACCTTCAACTCCAACTGTAGCAGCTAAGAGGAATGAAAGGTCAAGGCCACTTAAAGTGGACAGATATGCCCTCAAGCTTAATGACAAAAAAATTGCCACAATAAATACAAGTAAAAACATATAACTCTTGCTTTTTAAACATTGTGACATGCACAGAAACAAACACAAAAAAACCCTAAGAGAGCCCAAATgatataatttttatattaaacaaataattatttaGAATTTGAAGAAACAATTTAAGATCCAAAAAAGAAAATACCTTAACAGTAAACTGAATGAATTAACTTAATGAAACCATAAATAGGTATTAATGTTTACAAAATAAACCAAGAATTCACTTGTAAATGAGCCCTCTGTTTTACAATCTATTTTTCTTTATGATAAACCATGCAAGAAATACGTTCCTAATATTGGTCACTACTCTTCTCAAAAACTCATTCTGCAGAGACGTGAGTGATATTTAAGGTACTGAGCAAGACATTTGTCTCAGAATTTGGTCTCTTATTATTCCTCTTGTGCAGAAATGTCTTGTACCATCGAGCAGAGAATTTGGGGTAGCGCTTCAAGTTATTGAAGTCTACATAATGAAGACCAAAACGCCATGTGTAACTGCACAGAGCTTCAAAGTTATCTAGCAGAGCCCATATGAAGTACCCACGTGTGTCTGAACCATTCCTGCCACAATACATAATAAACAGACTTTACATTTGATCATTttacattgtgctcctcagtctaTTGATAAGTTTTATAACTAGTGAAGCTCACTAAACTGAATTACTTGAATGGAAAAGATTGATTGCTGTTTATGTACCTTATTGCTGCAAGCACATATTTAAGCACATCGAGATGGAGGTCAATCCTGTTCTGATCGTTCAAAGCTTTAGGAAGTGGAATAGAATCATTATTAGGTTCTGCAAATCCTGTTAAGAACCAACCAACAATATAAGAACTATTGATGAGTTTGAAACATGATGATAACGGTAGTAAACAGATAAATCTTCTTTTTCGATCATATTACGCAACCTTTTGGACCAGAAGATTAAGATAAACATCACCATGTAGATGTAAGAGAATGTAGGGTGAGCTTAGGTTATAATatctattatattatttttattatgggTAAATGTTGTTTATGAAAGTGATCAATCTCTATACAAAGACCTCAAAAGATCTAATAAAGACGCACAAATAACATCAAGAAACAACAATGCAGAACGGGCCATAATAAAGTCCACAAAAGACTACAAAAGATCTAATGAAGACAAACCAATACAGAGCACAAAAGATCTTTAAAAAAAAGCAGAACAGGCCATACAAGGTCAGCAAAACAACAAAAAACTAGTAGCCCCCATTAGCAGAGATGACAACGAAACAAAAAGGACAGGCCAcccaaaaacatcaacaaaaacaaatcAAGATGACTTGAAGCCAAATTATTAGTCCTGCCCACCACTTTATAACTGACAGACTTCTCATCATACATCTTGGTTTGATCCTCCATCCTATTTTCCTTAGGTCAATACCCCTACTTCCATGCCAGGATATCTGCTACTCTAAGGTGCCTGCCCATGGGAAAAGGGGGCTTTTCCTTGAAATATTGAAGTCCCTGTTTGCCCTGTAGCGTTCTCAAACCTTTGTAGCCACAGGAAACAAAAAATTCTATATATAACCACAATCACTTAGGACTTTGCATTTATACATGATGCAAACTCCACTATACCACTATCATATAGACAAAACAGTTAGCCTGTCTAGGCAGAACTCATGAAGAACATGGGAGTCAGCTAGGTTCTTAATATAATTACACTCGGCCATGGCTTTCCCCAAGTTTGATACCTAACATAAAGCTTCATATACAAGAGGATGACAGATAAGAGAAGGAACTCACCATTTTCATACAAAATCACAGGAGGATTATGATACTTGCACTTGACATATTCCAGTACTGACTGTATAGCCTCTGGTGAAACTGGTATACCGAATAACGATGTCTGCCACAAGTTTCATCATAAAGGAGTAATAAGTCTTCAGAAAATGATGCTATAAAGAAATCAAAGCAGGCTTGCTACATAAAGTAAATCAAGACAGTAATAGGTGGACCATATTTTTCTTAAATTCCTTACACGACTGTTGATTGGAGTTCCATTTCGCTTCGCTGCATTTCTCAAGCACCACATAACACCACAAGAATTTCTCAGTGCCTTAACTTAAACATGGAATATGTTTCATTGCATCAATAGAACTTTAAATGGAAGAACCCTCTTTTGTGTTTTTCTTCTAATATAGTGACATGATTCTTCATGGATTTTCAACTATCAAATAGAAACCTTAGTCATTCATCCTAGTATTTTCGTTTTGGAAAAGTTTGTGGGCTATAAATTCATACCTGAATATGAAGTTCCTACGGACATATCTTGAAAATAGTCTCTTATGTTAGAGCCCCCTTTCCTTGGAGCATCATAGCAGTAAAGAGAAAAATAGTGATTGATTCCAATAAAATCCAATGACCCCTGTATCTTTCGAACTTGATCCATTGTAAACGAGGGCAATCGAGAACCTACTATATTCCTCATGCCCACTGGATAGTCTCCATGAAAAATTGGGTCTAAGAACCTGCCCATGTTCAATCAAGCATGAGCAAACCCATTTGGAATCCTTTATCAATTATTTTTCTTAAGTAACTGGTGGGAAGATTGATCCCTCCCAACCTAAACAGGGGAAGAAGTATGATTAAAGAATCAGCATAGTACCATCTGAGACTAGTTTATGGAATAAATTAGAAGTTCCTTTTCATGATAGAGAATAAAAAAATTAGAGACAATTTTCAAATTAGAAGGATAATCAAATTTACCAGCCCACTTCAAAATCAAAGTATCTTTGAGTTGCAGCTATATCTGTGGATTTATTGGTAAGGGGTGAGGCCCAATTCATAAGAACAACAAAACCAATCCAACCTTTTTGCTTTGCCTGTATTTATCAAAGAGCAACAGAATGTACTTGAGTAATTTTTGGAAAAAGTTCACAAAGGTCTTCATGGAAAAATTCTACCTTGATTGAAGAAgaaactgaaactgaaactgaTTTGATATCAATATCCACAAAAGAGAAAACGAGGCCAAGGATTAGCTTACATCCAAAGAAAGAAGTATCAGTATGCAAGAACATGATGTAGTTAGGTTAAGCCAGAAGGAAGAGAAGAGCACCTGATATTTTTCCCTATACAACTCCACGGCAGTAGCATGTGCCAACAATACATTATGGCCAACAATGTATGGCTCAACAGTGGAGTTTCCAGAAGTACAATTTCCAAATGGGTATGAACAACGTTGAGGAGGGAAGTGACCATCGTCATAGCCTGCAAATGCAAATATATTGGGTTCATTGAAAGTTGACCAGTACTTAACTCTATCCCCAAATTCTCTGAAGCATATGTCTGCATAAGCCACGAAGTCTTCCCTGCAAGAATTAAGCTATGGTATCAGATAAAATAAAAGCATTTCTATTCTGAAGTGCAAAAACCGAAATATTGAAGAGACTAAAAAGACCCGAGAGATGTTTGATTGTCATGGCTTGGCCCACACTGTAGTCCAAAGCTTAGAAAACTCTTGTAAAACTTGGCCTTGTAATAGCTTCTTTGAAACTTAAACAAAGGCTTTACACAATATTGGAGCTGATGAAACCCCCATAAGCATCTTCCAAAGATTGAGGCAGATCAAAGTGGTACAATGTAACATGTGGCTGGATGCCTGAGAGTTGAGACAGCACAGCAGGTGTCAAGATTTTCACTCACATTAACATGTTTAGAAACAAAGGTATATCGGGTTAAAAATGAATAAAGAATACTCATACCATGAGCAAGAAGCTCATTGATGAGATTATTGTAGTATTCAATGCCTTTTGGATTTATGGGTTCAGTGCCATCTGTATACAAAATTTGGAAAAGGAATGAGTGCAGTACATAGACTCTGTAAGAAATGACAGTGAAAGAAACCAAAAATGCAATATGTACCAGGAATGATCCTTGACCATGATATGGAAAATCTGTAGCCATCTACTCCCATTTTGGACATTAACCCAACATCTTCCTTCACAAACATATTGCAATTTGCAGATAAGAATGATAAGTTATATAAAAAGTTAAACTTTCTATCTGTACAGAAAAAAACTTAAGGTTGATTGTGATAATAACTAGTTAAAACGGAGTTACAGAGGTCACCTTGTAACGATGGTATTGATCCACGGCAACATCTCCAGTGCCTCCGTCCATGGTATTCCCTGCAAtc encodes:
- the LOC131856272 gene encoding uncharacterized protein LOC131856272, whose amino-acid sequence is MEPRAFPVTSKVDDRILCGCPCLPVPGIRVQLGHKSYRFNIYVHPAFNVKYIPIVIHLAAMASGRIIAILAIIFLITFLGLASTEELSAQDFPPGFIFGVGSAAYQYEGAAAEDGRKPSIWDTFVHIKGNTMDGGTGDVAVDQYHRYKEDVGLMSKMGVDGYRFSISWSRIIPDGTEPINPKGIEYYNNLINELLAHGIQPHVTLYHFDLPQSLEDAYGGFISSNIVEDFVAYADICFREFGDRVKYWSTFNEPNIFAFAGYDDGHFPPQRCSYPFGNCTSGNSTVEPYIVGHNVLLAHATAVELYREKYQAKQKGWIGFVVLMNWASPLTNKSTDIAATQRYFDFEVGWFLDPIFHGDYPVGMRNIVGSRLPSFTMDQVRKIQGSLDFIGINHYFSLYCYDAPRKGGSNIRDYFQDMSVGTSYSAKRNGTPINSRTSLFGIPVSPEAIQSVLEYVKCKYHNPPVILYENGFAEPNNDSIPLPKALNDQNRIDLHLDVLKYVLAAIRNGSDTRGYFIWALLDNFEALCSYTWRFGLHYVDFNNLKRYPKFSARWYKTFLHKRNNKRPNSETNVLLSTLNITHVSAEVCLSCIHNTMAMIMVMMKISIITLQMLVSSTQELSPNDFPPGFIFGVGSSAYQYEGAAAEDGRKPSIWDTFVHIKGNTVDGSTGDVAVDQYHRYKEDVELMSKMGVDGYKLSISWSRLIPDGNGPINPKGLQYYNNLINELVAQGIQPHVILNHFDLPQALEDAYEGFISPQIVKDFTAYADICFREFGDRVKFWSTFNEPNVLSIAGYDMGGFAPQRCSYPFGNCTAGNSTVEPYIVAHNVLIAHAAAVELYREKYQGKQKGCIGLALLMQWAIPLTNKSTDIAAAERHNDFSMGWFLDPIAHGDYPVSMRKIAGSRLPLFTEEQIQKIQGSLDFIGINYYFSFYCYDVPNRGVSKLRDYIQDMSVGYAEKQEEFTINNMGIQAVLEYIKNKYHNPPVIVYENGISGNGSMTLPQALSDQYRVNFHLDVLKYVLAAIRNGSNINGYFIWSLLDDFEVFGGYTISFGLHHVDFNDNLKRYPKLSAQWYKTFLQTRGNKKPFSDAKSSLLNNFNVTTISLE